A portion of the Streptomyces sp. NBC_00376 genome contains these proteins:
- a CDS encoding UDP-N-acetylmuramoyl-tripeptide--D-alanyl-D-alanine ligase — protein MITLSLAEIAEIVGGQSHDIPDPAATVSGPVVIDSREVEQGSLFAAFAGERVDGHDYAQRAVEAGAAAVLAARPVGVPAIVVDDVVAALGALARTVVGRLGTTVVALTGSAGKTSTKDLIAQLLERKGPTVYPAGNLNNEIGLPLTALRATEDTRHLVLEMGARYIGDIRYLTGLVPPRVGLVLNVGTAHIGEFGGREQIAQAKGEMVESLPEDGTAVLNADDPLVRAMSSRTKARVLFFGEAADADVRGENVRLTDDGRPAFRLHTPTGCSDVTMRLYGEHHVSNALAAAAVAHELGLSADEIAEGLSEAGTLSRWRMEVTERPDGVTFVNDAYNANPESMKAALRALAAMGKGRRTWAVLGQMAELGDASLAEHDAVGRLAVRLNVSKLVAVGGREASWLQLGAYNEGSWGEESVHVSDAQAAVDLLRSELRPGDVVLVKASRSVGLEQVAMALLENASEGEVAGR, from the coding sequence GTGATCACCCTTTCCCTCGCCGAGATCGCCGAAATCGTCGGCGGGCAGTCGCACGACATACCCGATCCGGCAGCAACAGTCAGCGGGCCGGTCGTCATCGACTCCCGAGAGGTGGAGCAAGGCAGCCTGTTCGCCGCCTTCGCCGGTGAGCGGGTCGACGGCCACGACTATGCGCAGCGCGCCGTCGAGGCGGGCGCGGCAGCCGTGCTGGCCGCCCGCCCCGTCGGTGTTCCGGCGATCGTCGTCGACGACGTCGTGGCCGCGCTCGGCGCGCTCGCCCGAACCGTCGTGGGCCGCCTCGGCACCACCGTCGTCGCCCTCACCGGCTCGGCCGGCAAGACCTCCACCAAGGACCTCATCGCCCAGCTGCTCGAACGCAAGGGGCCCACCGTCTACCCGGCGGGCAACCTGAACAACGAGATCGGCCTGCCGCTCACCGCGCTGCGCGCCACCGAGGACACCCGCCATCTCGTCCTCGAAATGGGCGCACGCTACATCGGGGACATCCGCTACCTCACCGGCCTCGTCCCGCCCCGTGTCGGCCTCGTCCTCAACGTGGGCACCGCCCACATCGGCGAGTTCGGCGGCCGCGAGCAGATCGCCCAGGCCAAGGGCGAGATGGTCGAGTCGCTGCCCGAGGACGGCACCGCCGTACTCAACGCCGACGACCCGCTCGTACGCGCCATGTCCTCCCGCACGAAGGCCCGGGTGCTGTTCTTCGGCGAAGCCGCGGATGCGGACGTACGGGGCGAGAACGTCCGTCTCACCGACGACGGACGCCCCGCTTTCCGGCTCCACACACCCACCGGGTGCAGCGACGTGACCATGCGCCTGTACGGTGAGCACCACGTGTCGAACGCGCTCGCCGCGGCCGCCGTCGCCCATGAGTTGGGCCTGTCCGCAGACGAGATCGCCGAAGGGCTCTCCGAGGCGGGCACCCTCTCCCGCTGGCGCATGGAGGTCACCGAGCGTCCGGACGGCGTGACGTTCGTCAATGACGCCTACAACGCGAACCCCGAATCCATGAAAGCCGCGCTGCGCGCGCTGGCCGCCATGGGGAAGGGCCGGCGTACGTGGGCGGTGCTCGGCCAGATGGCCGAGCTCGGCGACGCCTCGCTCGCCGAGCACGACGCGGTCGGACGGCTCGCCGTCCGGCTCAACGTCAGCAAGCTCGTCGCGGTCGGGGGCAGAGAAGCCTCCTGGCTGCAACTGGGCGCATACAACGAGGGTTCGTGGGGTGAGGAGTCGGTGCACGTGTCCGACGCACAGGCCGCGGTCGACCTGTTGCGCAGTGAACTGCGCCCGGGAGACGTCGTGCTGGTGAAGGCGTCCCGGTCGGTCGGCCTGGAGCAGGTCGCCATGGCACTGCTGGAGAACGCGTCCGAGGGCGAGGTCGCCGGCCGATGA
- the mraY gene encoding phospho-N-acetylmuramoyl-pentapeptide-transferase yields the protein MRQILFAGAIGLFLTLVGTPLLIKLLARKGYGQFIRDDGPRTHGSKKGTPTMGGIAFILATIIAYIAAKLITGEEMRFSGVLVLFLMTGMGLVGFLDDYIKIVKQRSLGLRAKAKMAGQLIVGIAFAVLSLQFADKQGNTPASTKLSFVADFGWSIGPVLFVVWALFMILAMSNGVNLTDGLDGLATGASVMVFGAYTFIGLWQFQESCVNAETLTNPNACFQVRDPLDLAVVASALMGACFGFLWWNTSPAKIFMGDTGSLALGGALAGLAICSRTEFLMAILGGLFVMITMSVVIQVGSFKMTGKRVFRMAPLQHHFELKGWSEVLVVVRFWIIQGMCVIVGLGLFYAGWAADK from the coding sequence ATGAGGCAGATCCTCTTCGCGGGGGCCATCGGGCTCTTCCTGACCCTGGTCGGGACTCCGCTGCTGATCAAGCTGCTCGCCCGCAAGGGATACGGGCAGTTCATCCGGGACGACGGCCCGCGTACCCACGGGTCCAAGAAGGGCACGCCCACCATGGGCGGCATTGCCTTCATCCTGGCGACGATCATCGCGTACATCGCGGCGAAGCTGATCACCGGCGAGGAGATGCGATTCTCCGGCGTGCTGGTGCTCTTCCTGATGACGGGCATGGGCCTCGTCGGCTTCCTCGACGACTACATCAAGATCGTCAAGCAGCGTTCGCTGGGGCTGCGGGCCAAGGCGAAGATGGCGGGCCAGCTGATCGTGGGCATCGCCTTCGCGGTGCTCTCGCTCCAGTTCGCGGACAAGCAGGGCAACACCCCGGCTTCCACCAAGCTGTCGTTCGTCGCGGACTTCGGCTGGTCGATCGGCCCGGTGCTGTTCGTCGTCTGGGCCTTGTTCATGATCCTCGCCATGTCCAACGGTGTGAATCTGACGGACGGTCTGGACGGACTGGCCACCGGCGCGTCGGTGATGGTCTTCGGCGCGTACACCTTCATCGGGCTGTGGCAGTTCCAGGAGTCCTGCGTCAACGCGGAAACCCTGACCAATCCCAACGCCTGTTTCCAGGTACGTGACCCACTGGACCTCGCGGTCGTCGCCTCTGCGTTGATGGGCGCCTGCTTCGGCTTCCTGTGGTGGAACACCTCGCCCGCCAAGATCTTCATGGGCGACACCGGCTCGCTCGCCCTCGGCGGCGCCCTCGCCGGTCTGGCGATCTGCTCCCGCACCGAGTTCCTGATGGCCATCCTCGGCGGCCTCTTCGTGATGATCACCATGTCCGTGGTCATCCAGGTCGGTTCCTTCAAGATGACCGGCAAGCGGGTCTTCCGAATGGCGCCGCTCCAGCACCACTTCGAACTCAAGGGGTGGTCCGAAGTCCTTGTCGTGGTCCGCTTCTGGATCATCCAGGGCATGTGCGTGATCGTCGGACTCGGACTCTTCTACGCGGGATGGGCAGCCGACAAGTGA
- the ftsZ gene encoding cell division protein FtsZ, whose product MAAPQNYLAVIKVIGVGGGGVNAINRMIEVGLKGVEFIAINTDAQALLMSDADVKLDVGRELTRGLGAGANPAVGRKAAEDHREEIEEVLKGADMVFVTAGEGGGTGTGGAPVVANIARSLGALTIGVVTRPFTFEGRRRANQAEDGIAELREEVDTLIVIPNDRLLSISDRQVSVLDAFKSADQVLLSGVQGITDLITTPGLINLDFADVKSVMSEAGSALMGIGSARGDDRAVAAAEMAISSPLLEASIDGARGVLLSISGGSDLGLFEINEAAQLVSEAAHPEANIIFGAVIDDALGDEVRVTVIAAGFDGGQPPARRENVLGANSAKRDEPAAPVRTPEPVRQAGGLGSVPIREEPPVQAEPVPVVSESHLPPVAPPHVPPARPAYQDSQAEELDVPDFLK is encoded by the coding sequence GTGGCAGCACCGCAGAACTACCTCGCAGTCATCAAGGTCATCGGTGTCGGCGGCGGTGGTGTCAATGCCATCAACCGAATGATCGAGGTCGGTCTCAAGGGCGTCGAGTTCATCGCGATCAACACTGATGCGCAAGCCCTGTTGATGAGCGACGCCGACGTCAAGCTCGACGTCGGTCGTGAACTCACCCGCGGCCTTGGCGCCGGCGCCAACCCGGCAGTCGGTCGCAAGGCGGCAGAGGACCACCGTGAGGAGATCGAGGAGGTCCTCAAGGGGGCCGACATGGTCTTCGTCACCGCCGGAGAAGGCGGCGGCACCGGCACCGGCGGCGCACCCGTCGTCGCCAACATCGCGCGCTCGCTCGGCGCCCTGACGATCGGCGTGGTCACCCGCCCGTTCACCTTCGAGGGCCGGCGACGTGCGAACCAGGCGGAGGACGGCATCGCCGAACTCCGCGAAGAGGTCGACACCCTCATCGTCATTCCCAACGACCGACTGCTGTCGATCTCGGACCGCCAGGTCAGCGTGCTCGACGCGTTCAAGTCGGCCGACCAGGTGCTGCTGTCGGGTGTCCAGGGCATCACCGACCTCATCACCACCCCGGGTCTGATCAACCTCGACTTCGCCGACGTCAAGTCGGTCATGTCCGAGGCCGGATCGGCACTCATGGGCATCGGATCGGCCCGTGGCGACGACCGCGCGGTGGCCGCCGCGGAGATGGCGATCTCCTCGCCGCTCCTGGAGGCGTCCATCGACGGCGCCCGCGGTGTCCTGCTCTCCATCTCCGGCGGCAGCGACCTCGGTCTCTTCGAGATCAACGAGGCCGCCCAGCTGGTGAGCGAGGCGGCGCACCCCGAGGCGAACATCATCTTCGGCGCGGTCATCGACGACGCGCTGGGCGACGAGGTGCGGGTCACCGTGATCGCCGCGGGCTTCGACGGCGGACAGCCGCCGGCCCGTCGCGAGAACGTGCTGGGCGCCAACTCGGCCAAGCGCGACGAGCCCGCCGCGCCGGTCCGGACTCCGGAGCCGGTGCGTCAGGCCGGTGGGCTGGGCTCCGTGCCCATCCGCGAGGAGCCGCCGGTCCAGGCGGAGCCCGTACCGGTGGTGAGCGAGAGCCACCTGCCCCCGGTCGCGCCGCCGCACGTCCCGCCGGCCCGTCCCGCGTACCAGGACTCGCAGGCCGAAGAGCTGGATGTCCCGGACTTCTTGAAGTGA
- a CDS encoding cell division protein FtsQ/DivIB: MAGPTTAQRGATQQEGSPARPPRPRPEGRRLPSRRTLIVSGVLVLLLASGVVWALYGSSWLRAEQVRTTGVDVLTPAEVEAVAAVPIGAPLISVDTDAIADRLRQKLPRIDSVDVVRSWPHGIGLKVTERQPVLLVKKGAKFIEVDAKGVHFATVDKSPGRVPLLELKPDQSASLRRFGSDRLVREAVRVAGELPGGVAKDTEVVRVTSYDSISLRLTRGRTVIWGSGEAGPVKARVLTALMKAAPKAGHFDVSAPTAPSVSGS, from the coding sequence GTGGCCGGACCGACGACCGCCCAGCGCGGAGCAACGCAGCAGGAGGGCTCCCCGGCCCGCCCGCCGCGTCCGCGCCCCGAAGGGCGCCGACTGCCCAGCCGCAGAACGCTGATCGTTTCCGGCGTCCTCGTGCTGCTGCTCGCCTCCGGCGTCGTCTGGGCGCTCTACGGCTCCTCCTGGCTCCGGGCCGAACAGGTCAGGACCACCGGTGTCGACGTACTGACGCCGGCCGAGGTGGAGGCCGTCGCGGCGGTCCCGATCGGCGCCCCGCTGATCTCCGTCGACACCGACGCCATCGCCGATCGATTGCGCCAGAAGTTGCCTCGTATCGACTCCGTGGATGTCGTACGGTCATGGCCGCACGGAATCGGACTTAAGGTGACAGAACGACAGCCGGTCCTGTTGGTCAAAAAGGGCGCGAAGTTCATTGAAGTGGACGCGAAAGGCGTGCATTTCGCAACGGTGGACAAATCGCCCGGACGCGTACCTCTGCTGGAACTGAAACCTGATCAGTCCGCGAGTCTGCGCCGTTTCGGCAGTGACCGGTTGGTGCGGGAAGCGGTCCGGGTCGCGGGCGAACTCCCGGGCGGCGTCGCCAAGGACACCGAGGTCGTGCGGGTCACCTCGTACGACTCGATCTCCCTGCGGCTCACCCGGGGGCGAACGGTGATCTGGGGCAGCGGCGAAGCGGGTCCGGTGAAGGCGAGAGTTCTCACCGCTCTCATGAAAGCCGCTCCCAAAGCGGGACACTTCGACGTGAGTGCACCCACCGCCCCTTCCGTGTCGGGCAGTTGA
- a CDS encoding cell division protein SepF: MAGAMRKMAVYLGLVEDDGYDGPGFDPDDEFEPEPEPERDRRRHQPAHQVERDRERDEPVRAVQPPAQREPVQIPAERERPARIAPVASITPERPNMEKNAPVIMPKVVSEREPYRITTLHPRTYNEARTIGEHFREGTPVIMNLTEMDDTDAKRLVDFAAGLVFGLHGSIERVTQKVFLLSPANVDVTAEDKARIAEGGFFNQS, encoded by the coding sequence ATGGCCGGCGCGATGCGCAAGATGGCGGTCTACCTCGGCCTCGTGGAGGACGATGGGTACGACGGTCCGGGGTTCGACCCCGACGACGAATTCGAACCCGAGCCGGAGCCCGAGCGAGACCGGCGGCGGCACCAGCCCGCGCATCAGGTGGAGCGGGATCGGGAACGGGACGAACCGGTGCGAGCGGTGCAGCCTCCCGCGCAGCGGGAGCCGGTTCAGATCCCGGCGGAGAGAGAGCGACCCGCCCGGATCGCACCCGTGGCATCCATCACACCTGAACGCCCGAACATGGAGAAGAACGCACCGGTGATCATGCCCAAGGTCGTGTCCGAGCGGGAGCCCTACCGCATCACCACGCTGCACCCCAGGACCTACAACGAGGCCCGTACCATCGGGGAACACTTCCGTGAGGGCACTCCGGTGATCATGAATCTCACGGAGATGGACGATACGGACGCAAAGCGACTTGTCGACTTTGCCGCAGGACTCGTCTTCGGTCTCCATGGCAGCATTGAGCGCGTGACGCAGAAGGTGTTCCTGTTGTCGCCTGCTAACGTCGATGTCACGGCGGAGGACAAGGCCCGTATCGCTGAGGGCGGATTCTTCAACCAGAGCTGA
- the murD gene encoding UDP-N-acetylmuramoyl-L-alanine--D-glutamate ligase, giving the protein MGSRQVSDQDWQGKHVTVAGLGVSGIPAAKVLHGLGAVVTVVNDGDDERSRTQAAELEAQGITVRLGDGATLPESTELIVTTPGWKPDKPLFTAAAEAGVPVWGDVELAWRLRGPGAAPWLAVTGTNGKTTTVRMLASILEAAGLRTAAVGNIGVSLLDAVLGDEEYDVLAVELSSYQLHWSPSLRAHSAAVLNLAPDHLDWHGSMAAYVADKGRIYEGNRVACVYNAADPATEDLVREADVEEGCRAIGFTLNTPGPSQLGVVDGILVDRAFVANRQKQAQELAEVKDIDPPAPHNVANALAAAALARAFGVEPAAVRDGLRAFRPDPHRIEHVANVAQVAYVDDSKATNTHAAEASLAAYDPIVWIAGGLAKGATFDELVTGAAGRLRGVVLIGRDRELIREALTRHAPEVPVVDLDRTDTGAMSEAVREAARLARPGDTVLMAPACASMDMFVNYNKRGEAFADAVRALAAESA; this is encoded by the coding sequence ATGGGCAGCCGACAAGTGAGCGACCAGGACTGGCAGGGCAAGCACGTCACCGTCGCGGGACTCGGAGTCTCCGGAATCCCGGCGGCCAAGGTGCTGCACGGCCTCGGGGCCGTCGTCACCGTGGTCAACGACGGGGACGACGAGCGTTCCCGCACGCAGGCCGCGGAGCTGGAGGCGCAGGGCATCACCGTGCGCCTCGGCGACGGGGCGACCCTGCCCGAGTCCACCGAGCTCATCGTCACCACCCCGGGCTGGAAGCCCGACAAGCCGCTCTTCACCGCAGCCGCCGAGGCGGGCGTCCCCGTCTGGGGCGACGTCGAACTCGCCTGGCGGCTGCGGGGCCCCGGCGCCGCCCCCTGGCTCGCGGTCACCGGCACCAACGGCAAGACCACGACCGTGAGGATGCTCGCCTCGATCCTGGAGGCGGCCGGGCTGCGCACCGCGGCCGTCGGCAACATCGGCGTCTCCCTCCTGGACGCCGTCCTCGGCGACGAGGAGTACGACGTACTCGCCGTCGAGCTGTCCAGCTACCAGTTGCACTGGTCGCCCTCGCTGCGCGCCCATTCCGCCGCCGTCCTCAACCTGGCCCCGGACCACCTCGACTGGCACGGCTCCATGGCCGCGTACGTCGCGGACAAGGGCCGGATCTACGAGGGCAACCGTGTCGCCTGCGTCTACAACGCGGCCGACCCGGCGACCGAGGACCTGGTCCGCGAGGCCGACGTGGAGGAGGGCTGCCGGGCCATCGGCTTCACCCTGAACACCCCGGGCCCGTCCCAACTGGGCGTCGTCGACGGCATCCTCGTCGACCGCGCCTTCGTGGCGAACCGGCAGAAGCAGGCCCAGGAGCTCGCCGAGGTCAAGGACATCGACCCGCCCGCCCCGCACAACGTCGCCAACGCCCTCGCGGCCGCGGCCCTGGCCCGCGCCTTCGGCGTCGAGCCCGCGGCCGTACGCGACGGACTGCGGGCCTTCCGCCCCGACCCGCACCGCATCGAGCACGTCGCGAACGTCGCGCAGGTCGCGTACGTCGACGACTCCAAGGCCACCAACACCCATGCCGCCGAAGCATCCCTGGCGGCCTACGACCCGATCGTCTGGATCGCCGGGGGCCTGGCCAAGGGGGCCACCTTCGACGAGCTGGTGACCGGCGCCGCCGGGCGGCTGCGGGGCGTCGTACTGATCGGCCGGGACCGGGAACTGATCCGGGAAGCCCTCACGCGACACGCCCCCGAGGTCCCGGTGGTCGACCTCGACCGGACCGACACTGGGGCGATGTCCGAGGCGGTCCGCGAGGCGGCACGGCTCGCCCGGCCGGGAGACACCGTACTGATGGCCCCGGCCTGTGCCTCGATGGACATGTTCGTCAATTACAACAAGCGGGGCGAGGCGTTCGCGGACGCCGTCCGCGCACTCGCTGCCGAGAGCGCCTGA
- a CDS encoding YggS family pyridoxal phosphate-dependent enzyme produces the protein MTDRKAQLADNLARVEERIVSACSAAGREREEVTLIVVTKTYPASDVRILHELGVRHVAENRDQDAAPKVAECADLSLTWHFVGQLQTNKVRSVASYVDVVQSVDRVRLVTALSAAAEREGRELGCLIQVALDAESGERGDRGGVAPDGIEELAAAVESAPGLRLGGLMTVAPLAGPYAGRQRAAFDRLMEFSSRLRGNHPAANMVSAGMSADLEDAVAAGATHVRVGTAVLGVRPGLG, from the coding sequence ATGACGGACCGTAAGGCTCAACTCGCCGATAACCTGGCGCGGGTGGAGGAACGCATCGTTTCCGCCTGCTCCGCCGCCGGTCGCGAGCGGGAGGAAGTGACCCTCATCGTGGTCACCAAGACCTACCCCGCGAGCGATGTGCGGATTCTGCACGAACTGGGTGTACGTCATGTCGCGGAGAATCGTGACCAGGACGCGGCACCCAAAGTAGCCGAATGTGCGGATCTGTCGCTCACATGGCACTTTGTCGGTCAATTGCAGACGAATAAGGTTCGTTCTGTGGCGAGTTATGTCGATGTCGTGCAGTCGGTGGACCGGGTCAGACTGGTCACGGCCCTCTCGGCGGCCGCCGAGCGCGAAGGGCGCGAACTCGGCTGCCTCATCCAGGTGGCGCTCGACGCGGAGAGCGGCGAGCGGGGCGACCGGGGCGGCGTCGCGCCGGACGGGATCGAGGAGTTGGCCGCCGCGGTCGAATCCGCACCGGGGCTGCGGCTCGGTGGTCTGATGACCGTCGCGCCGCTCGCCGGACCGTACGCGGGACGCCAACGGGCCGCCTTCGACCGGCTGATGGAATTCTCATCCCGCCTGCGCGGGAACCATCCGGCTGCGAACATGGTCTCTGCAGGGATGAGCGCGGACCTCGAGGACGCGGTTGCGGCCGGAGCGACACATGTGCGCGTCGGTACGGCGGTACTCGGAGTCCGACCCGGGCTCGGGTAA
- the pgeF gene encoding peptidoglycan editing factor PgeF, with protein MIAQHHALSSTGGAHFAFTDRWGGVSAAPYEELNLGGAVGDDPAAVLANRERAARALGLDPARVVWMNQVHGRDVAVVEGPWGDASQIPAVDAVVTARRGLPLAVLTADCTPVLLADPVAGIAAAAHAGRPGLVAGVVPAVVEAMTGLGAAPSRIVARTGPAVCGRCYEVPAEMRAEVAKSVPAAWSETSWGTPAVDVTAGVHAQLEALGIEDRQASPVCTLESGDHFSYRRDRTTGRLAGYVWLD; from the coding sequence GTGATAGCTCAGCACCACGCACTGTCCTCGACGGGCGGCGCGCACTTCGCCTTCACCGACAGGTGGGGCGGAGTGAGCGCCGCTCCGTACGAGGAGCTCAACCTCGGCGGCGCGGTCGGAGACGACCCCGCCGCCGTTCTGGCCAATCGCGAACGCGCCGCCCGGGCCCTCGGCCTGGACCCGGCGCGGGTCGTGTGGATGAACCAGGTGCACGGGCGGGACGTCGCGGTCGTCGAAGGGCCGTGGGGGGATGCTTCGCAGATCCCCGCGGTGGACGCGGTGGTGACCGCCCGGCGCGGGCTCCCCCTCGCCGTGCTCACCGCCGACTGCACCCCCGTACTGCTCGCCGACCCGGTCGCCGGGATCGCGGCTGCGGCGCACGCGGGCCGTCCCGGCCTGGTCGCCGGGGTCGTCCCCGCCGTGGTCGAGGCCATGACCGGGCTTGGCGCCGCCCCTTCCCGGATCGTCGCCCGCACCGGGCCCGCGGTCTGCGGACGGTGCTACGAAGTCCCGGCCGAGATGCGCGCCGAGGTCGCGAAGAGCGTCCCGGCCGCCTGGTCCGAGACCAGCTGGGGCACTCCGGCCGTGGACGTCACCGCCGGGGTCCATGCCCAGCTCGAAGCACTCGGCATCGAGGACCGGCAGGCCTCGCCGGTCTGCACCCTCGAATCGGGCGATCACTTCTCGTACCGCCGCGACCGCACCACCGGGCGGCTCGCCGGATATGTCTGGTTGGACTGA
- the murG gene encoding undecaprenyldiphospho-muramoylpentapeptide beta-N-acetylglucosaminyltransferase — protein sequence MHVVLAGGGTAGHIEPALALADALRRQDPTVGITALGTERGLETRLVPERGYELALIPAVPLPRKPTPELITVPGRLRGTIKAAEQILERTKADCVVGFGGYVALPGYLAAKRAGVPIVVHEANARPGLANKIGSRYAHGVAVSTPDSKLRGARYIGIPLRRTIATLDRARVRPEARAAFGLDPNLPTLLVSGGSQGARHLNEVVQRVAPLLQRSGIQILHVVGPKNELPRVDNMPGMPPYIPVPYVDRMDLAYAAADMMLCRAGAMTVAELSAVGLPAAYVPLPIGNGEQRLNAQPVVNAGGGLLVDDAALTPEWVQGNVLPVLADPHRLYEMSRAAAEFGRRDADDLLVGMVYEAIAARRGA from the coding sequence GTGCATGTCGTACTCGCCGGCGGGGGGACCGCCGGCCACATCGAGCCCGCGCTTGCCCTCGCGGACGCCCTGCGCAGGCAGGACCCGACCGTGGGAATCACTGCCCTCGGCACGGAGCGCGGACTCGAGACCAGGCTCGTACCCGAGCGGGGGTACGAACTCGCCCTGATCCCGGCCGTGCCGCTGCCGCGCAAGCCCACCCCGGAACTGATCACCGTCCCGGGACGGCTGCGCGGCACCATCAAGGCCGCCGAGCAGATCCTGGAACGCACCAAGGCGGACTGCGTCGTCGGCTTCGGCGGCTACGTCGCCCTGCCCGGCTACCTCGCCGCCAAGCGGGCCGGGGTGCCGATCGTCGTCCACGAGGCCAACGCCCGTCCCGGCCTGGCCAACAAGATCGGTTCGCGGTACGCCCACGGCGTCGCCGTCTCCACCCCCGACAGCAAGCTGCGCGGTGCCCGCTACATCGGCATCCCGCTGCGCCGCACCATCGCCACCCTGGACCGGGCCCGGGTCCGCCCCGAGGCGCGTGCCGCGTTCGGCCTCGACCCCAACCTGCCGACGCTGCTGGTCTCCGGCGGCTCGCAGGGCGCCCGCCACCTCAACGAGGTGGTCCAGCGGGTCGCCCCGCTGCTGCAGCGCTCCGGTATCCAGATCCTGCACGTGGTCGGACCGAAGAACGAATTGCCGCGCGTCGACAACATGCCCGGGATGCCGCCCTATATCCCGGTACCGTACGTGGACCGGATGGATCTCGCGTACGCCGCGGCCGACATGATGCTCTGCCGCGCCGGCGCGATGACCGTCGCCGAACTCTCCGCCGTCGGGCTCCCCGCCGCCTACGTCCCGTTGCCCATCGGCAACGGCGAACAGCGGCTCAACGCCCAACCGGTGGTCAACGCCGGCGGCGGTCTGCTGGTGGACGACGCGGCGCTCACCCCCGAGTGGGTGCAGGGCAACGTCCTCCCGGTGCTCGCGGATCCGCACCGGCTGTACGAGATGTCCCGCGCCGCCGCCGAGTTCGGCCGCCGGGACGCCGACGACCTGCTCGTCGGCATGGTGTACGAGGCGATTGCCGCACGCCGAGGCGCGTGA
- the ftsW gene encoding putative lipid II flippase FtsW, which yields MPAEESSARPRGGRSRATAAISRAVAPPLLAGAGAGATAPFGPVLRVRSAVGSRRPSAPRTKGRTGGSRAPRSPRGGLRGMYERVRRAWDRPLTAYYLILGAGLLITVLGLVMVYSASMIKALELDKPGTYFFRKQFLAAVIGAALMALAARMPAKLHRAFAYPLLMGTVFLMVLVQVPGIGMSVNGNQNWLYLGGPFQLQPSEFGKLALVLWGADLLARKQDKRLLTQWKHLLVPLVPVAFMLLGLIMLGGDMGTAIILTAILFGLLWLAGAPTRLFGGVLGFAALIAFVLIKTSPNRMSRLACIGASEPGPGDSCWQAVHGIYALASGGWFGSGLGASVEKWGQLPEPHTDFIFAITGEELGLAGTLSVLALFAALGYAGIRVAGRTEDPFVRYAAGGVTTWITVQAVINIGAVLGLLPIAGVPLPLFSYGGSALLPTMFAVGLLIAFAREDPAAKAALAMRRPGVRWKTMRRRVKKRPSGER from the coding sequence ATGCCGGCCGAAGAAAGCTCCGCGCGGCCCCGTGGGGGCCGCTCACGGGCCACCGCGGCGATCAGTCGGGCAGTCGCCCCACCCCTGCTCGCGGGAGCGGGTGCGGGCGCCACGGCGCCGTTCGGCCCCGTCCTCAGGGTCCGGTCGGCCGTAGGCTCCCGGCGCCCCTCGGCGCCCCGCACCAAGGGGCGCACCGGCGGCTCCCGCGCGCCCCGTTCCCCCCGAGGGGGCCTGCGGGGGATGTACGAGCGGGTGCGCCGGGCCTGGGACCGCCCGCTGACCGCGTACTACCTGATCCTGGGCGCCGGCCTGCTGATCACCGTGCTCGGCCTGGTGATGGTCTACTCCGCGTCGATGATCAAGGCGCTGGAACTCGACAAACCGGGCACCTACTTCTTCCGCAAACAGTTCCTGGCCGCCGTCATCGGCGCCGCACTGATGGCGCTCGCCGCCCGGATGCCCGCCAAACTGCACCGGGCGTTCGCCTACCCGCTGCTCATGGGCACCGTCTTCCTGATGGTGCTGGTCCAGGTGCCGGGGATAGGGATGTCGGTCAACGGCAACCAGAACTGGCTCTACCTGGGCGGCCCCTTCCAGCTCCAGCCCAGTGAGTTCGGCAAGCTCGCCCTGGTCCTGTGGGGCGCGGACCTGCTCGCCCGCAAACAGGACAAACGGCTGCTGACCCAGTGGAAGCACCTGCTCGTCCCGCTCGTCCCGGTCGCCTTCATGCTCCTCGGGCTGATCATGCTCGGCGGCGACATGGGAACTGCGATCATTCTCACCGCGATCCTGTTCGGACTGCTCTGGCTGGCCGGGGCACCCACCCGGCTCTTCGGCGGGGTGCTCGGCTTCGCCGCACTGATCGCCTTCGTGCTGATCAAGACCAGTCCGAACCGGATGTCCAGGCTCGCCTGCATCGGCGCCAGCGAGCCCGGACCGGGGGACTCCTGCTGGCAGGCGGTGCACGGCATCTATGCTCTGGCGTCCGGCGGATGGTTCGGTTCCGGGCTGGGTGCGAGTGTGGAAAAATGGGGCCAACTACCTGAACCGCACACCGACTTCATCTTCGCCATCACCGGGGAGGAACTGGGGTTGGCGGGGACGCTGTCGGTACTCGCCCTCTTCGCGGCTCTAGGCTATGCGGGTATCCGCGTGGCCGGACGCACGGAGGACCCCTTCGTGAGGTACGCCGCGGGAGGTGTGACCACCTGGATCACGGTGCAGGCCGTGATCAACATCGGTGCGGTGCTCGGCCTGCTGCCGATCGCCGGAGTCCCGCTCCCGCTGTTTTCTTACGGAGGATCGGCCCTGCTGCCGACCATGTTCGCCGTCGGGCTGCTGATCGCGTTCGCGCGAGAGGATCCCGCAGCGAAGGCGGCCCTGGCCATGCGGAGGCCCGGGGTGAGATGGAAGACGATGAGACGGCGCGTCAAGAAGCGTCCGTCCGGAGAGCGGTGA